GAAAGGTTTAAACGTTGATTCTATGTAAAGATATGTGCAGATTTCAGATCTGCAACTCTTACTTGTCTAAACCTATACATTAATTGGgaatttgcatatttttaatCGTACGTCAAAGTCAATTTGTGTTCGATCTGCTGCTACCCCAAAACAACAGTCCACGTGACAGACACCAAATTTCAGTTATAGGGGAgattaaactctttaaaaatgtttctttttttgtgatgCTTAATATCCAAACTTTGCATTTTGATTCGCTGGACTTTCATAATTGGTCAATTTGACCTATATTTTCAAGTCAAATGAAGGTCATTGTTTCTGAACATATAATATGCTGtaaatgacacaaatcattggtttcttttaattctttccaataatattgatcaataaTGGCCATATTATGACTTTGGTTTATAGATATATCCATTACACATCTAGTAGGGGTGCTTCCTGATTGAAATTTCAGGGACAGATCCATAATTTAACGAAAGGGGGAGATGTTTAGGAAAATGTTACGTCCACATTTAGGGGCATGAtttgttagaaatgggtacCAATGCTTTCTGAGGTCTGTACACGGTATGGTTTATGGTGAGGATGGGTACACTTTATGGTGAAGGTGGCATTTAAAGGTCATTTGGGGGGTCATTTAAGGCCATTTAGGGTCAAGTTAGGGAAAATTaagtttttacatttttcacaaCTTTGAGGgtagggctttttacaaatatgctacataaggtTCACTCTTGATAGATATGATTACATTAgataggaaatccgctacatgttttcataagtagccagggatcttttatatgcaccaccccaagtacatgatagcacataccacggcatatTATGGGGGATTTTGATATTAAAATCAATTTATCTTGAAACAATGTGTTTATAAGTgtctaaaacatgtttaaaaaaattaattaatggtaCCTATGCTTATTGAGATCTGCGCAGGGTAAGGTTTATGGTGAGAGTAGGTACCCACGCTAAACTGACCTTTATTGAGATCTATGTATAGTGTGGTTTATGCTTTTTGACCTTTAGGGTGTTATTTTAGAAGCTAGATAGGTTCAAAAtcgaaatgtttaaaaaataaaatatctgtaaGTCAAGGTTCGTGCAGAAAGTGCTATTAAAGGTTTACTTTTGATTACTAAATGTATCTAATTGGTCAGTATAATCTGCATGTTAACTGGGAAATCTggaataaaaaatgcatttatattaCAGTATTAATTTCGTGCGATACATTCTTCTAGATAACTGGCTCTACAATGCACATAACTGACAGGCTATTATAATTTGCATTGGTATagcagttataaaaaataaatctgtgcGTTAGCTGGGAATGTGCATGTTTTTAATGGTATGTCGAAATTGTTTCCTCTGTCAGCCACTACCCAAAGACAACGAAGTACTCACTAAATTGACTGTTTCTCAAcctgaataaagtacattttgcGTGGATACCTACCCACACCATAAACCTTACTCTGTATAAACATCAATAAGCATGGGTACACATTTCTAACAAAGCTAccattaattatttctaaaCATTTCTAGACATTAGTAAACACATAATTTCGAGATCAGTTgatttttatatcaattttCGCTATATTTTGCATGTAagttgtaatatataatgatccattatattataatcatatttatgaaaaagcGAACTTTAGgtagcatatttgtaaataggCTTACCCACAAAGATGACcaaaattttacaaaaaactTAACTTTCACCAATTTGACCCTAAATGACCTTAAATGACCCTCAAAATGACCTTTAAAGGTCACCTTTTTCTGGGAACCTACCGTCACCGTACATCGCACCTACCCTCGCCATAAACCATACCGTGTACAGAACTCAATCAGCATTGGTATCCATTTCTAACAAATCATGCCCCAAAATGTGGAcgtaacattttcataaacatcTCCCCCTTTCGTTAAATTATGGATCTACCCCTGAAATTTCAATCAGGAAGCACCCCTACTAGATGTGTAATGGATATATCTATAAACCAGTCATAATATGACCATTattgataaatattattgaacagaattaaaagaaaccaatgatttgtgtcatttaCAGCATATTGTATATTCAGAAACAATTACCTTCctttgaccttgaaaatgtaggTAAAATTGATCAATTATGAAAATCCAGCAAATCAAAATGGAAAGTTTGGATAGTTAGCGttacaaaaatcatttttggGGTAGCATCAGATCGAACACAAATTGACCTTGACGTACCATTAAAAGTATGCAAACTCCCAATTAACATACAggtttaggtaagtaagagTTGCAGATCTGAAATCTACATATATTTTCACATAAGAATCAACgttcaaaccttcctgactctcCGACATAGATAAATCGACCTGGCTCCCGTACTAATATCAGCACCACATAGGTCCAgttaacgagctactcttggcatactaaattccaaacctatacgtagcttCCTACCTTTCCATTTAGATAGACCATTCAAAACTGCGCCTAAATTCCTtgcacccattctctttggcttaatcctacgggacatttcaaattccatagcaccataccaccctccgcctgttacggTCAGACTGCAGGTGcttccttgcacctgccagtgcaggcggtcccctcCAACCCACCCTACCTTTTCTGTCTTGGACGGAgcagccggccaaggccggcacctgtgcccaggacaggcgtgcgctacaacagcttgctctgaatgtgcacgttaaacactttgGACTTGAACTTGGACTGATTTAAGTCTAAGCACCTAACAAACCACGtgacacccagagcgagttttaacgactcggtgggtaggtgtaataccactacaccgacttgtctctcactaactactaacaactaacccgctgtcctggacagaccagatagctgagttgtgtacccaggacagcgtgcttgaaacgtaattgtatataagcacgaaaataagtagaaatgaatgaatgaatgtaaacCGGTAAGTATACGTGTACAGTGCACAAAGCGTCTGTTTGATGTCTTCTTTGAAGCTTTATCCAGTCAGATATCACGCGGTATCGCCCACgtcattatattgttattatttcagACCTGGCGGGGGAAATCGGCTTTTCTGTATGCTTCGtttattttgattaatttttatCCCCGAACGCACACTATCAAATGCAAAATCAGCGTCAAAGATTcaaccaaatgttaaaatatttagaatatgtttattaatagttttggGGAAGAAACCAACAAAACATTCTGAATCTCTATGAATAAGGTATATTATTAGCGGAAGTGTGCTAATTCgttcattaatacatttatacagCCTTGAAGATTAAAGCCAGCAAACACTTTTAACCCTGCGTTGATAAACTGTGCAGTAAGAAGTAATTGGCCAATAATGGTTTCTGTAATATGTTCAGCTGTGCGTGGGGGCGGGAGTTACATGTAGCAACACACGAGACAATGGAGTGAGCACCAGTGGTATGTAGGCGATAATCGAGTCACCAAACTACCATGGTGGGTGGCTGTCGCCCTGGCCCCGCCCACCAACAATACACCTACAGCATGGACTTGGATttctggtctgacatgttgttAGTGGTGCTCTATGTTTCCACTCTCCTGGGTAAAATTTGAAATGGTCAACAATTAATAATTGCTGGCTTTTGTCTTTTGGCAAATCTCACTACCGATTTTCATATCtaagaatatgtaaacaaaaatttaaaaaaacaacataaaaaccacacaaaaaatcGATTTAAAaagccctccccccccccccccctccccccaataataataataagaaaaagaatagcggttttcctctttcactaattctttatttttgggGCAAGCTGTTCATTTCTTACCCAGATTAGCGAGCTTGGGCTAGACAGGAAGTTAGAATCAGTCATATATCATTATCAACTTTATGCAAGGTTCAAATTTTATGCCAggttaaaatatacaaacatattacatcttacgacaaggaaatatatatatttaaaaatcaagTCATGTAAAACCACGTCACTTAGGTTATGATTTATAGCCAATGACAGCCAACCTGGCATTTTGGACAGCGTGTGCGTCGTCCTCTGTCATTAGTTGGCAACATCCCCGTTAACTACGGCTAGCGGCCCACGGGGTCATCTCAAATAGGCGAACGTGTTTTTATAATTAGCATTTCTGCGACAGGTTTATTGTAAACAGCGATCAGTAGGACATAAAGTCAATACTGGTGTCGCCGGAAACAGGTGTATAAATTGTCTGCTTGTCGATCGTAACCTATTGCGGGAAATAATACGCAGATCATAGAGCAGTGTCCGTTTACGCCGAGTCGCATTTTACGGTGTCGCAATGACTAGCCCGTCTGGCCAGCTGGTACATGCTACATTTcagttcatttcaacttattttcgtgcttatatccaattaaggttcaagcacactgtcctgggcatactcctcagctatcttggttgtctgtgcaggacagtgggttagtggtcagttgttagtgagagagaagagggtgtagtggtcttacacttacccattgagtcgttaaaactcgctctgggtgggagccggtaccgggctgcgaaccctgtatctaccattCGCTCTCTGATTAAACTCTTAAATGGGATTTGACTGTAAATACAACTAAGACAAAGATTGTGGTGTTTACAAATGGAGGAAAAGTGCGAGAAAATGAGAAATGGTTTTATAACGGTTGCCAGATAGACGTGGTGTATGAATTTAATTACCTAGACATATCCTTTTATGATGGAAAATTTAGTCGTACACAGAAGAGAGTAGCAGGACATGGTCGAACAGCTTTATTTTCAATACTAAAAGTGTGTaataagaattattttaatattgaaacaatgctaTCTGTGTTTGACACCTGCGTTAACAGTATTTTTAGTTACGGATCTGAAGTGTGGAGTTTTCATCCTGGCCAAGACATTGAACAAATTCATATTCAGTTCTGTAAAATACTATTAGgggtacaaaaaaaaagaactgGCCAGTTATTGGACAGTGCCCACGATATAATGATTTAAgaatgaaatttattaaaacatattaccaCAGACGTCCAAGCGTTTTCAAACTTACCCAGCTATTAGCGTCTGACAATGCTAAAGAACTTAATAATctcgaaaatatttatttagtgcAAATGCCGTTATATCATCTATtggagcaaattgattaatattaacattacttctaTTTATTCAGTATAGTACTGTTCGATTACATCtatattaaatcaataatacatgtatctctcagtatacttaataatgacttatatgtattcaataatataagtcaatagaactttaattaattaattattattattattattattattattattatttactaaatcactctccaccataatcctgtacatatcctgtatatatttattattttgttgtacattgttttaataaaacttaaagcaataaagaacttgaacttgaccgtgaccagccttatgtccgatagcgtaaccacgacaccaccgaggccggtttgcatGCTGCATGATACacgatagttataatttatattaatatttataattcaaTAAACGTATTATGAAATCCAGAAAATAAGTCATAAATCATTTTTAGAAAACATCAAACGAGAGTCGATATACAACTAACTTTACCTTCATGGCGAAGTTGCAATACGAGTAAATGGATAACTGTAAGTTCAggagaaaatatttaaatattaaatattttatagggAAAAAAGCTGAGGCCTGGTGTGGGAATGTTGCTCGTACTAGCAGTAGTTGAAGGAAATATCCATATtatctcagttggtagagcgctggactcgattcgaatctcctcagtggagcttgttatttattacactgggccatttatttattacaagaaACAGcaatatatcacacacacacacacacacacacacgatcacacgctcgcacgcacgcacactaATAACGTGTGTGTATTACAATATGTACACGTGTATGTGTTTGATTTATTCttacacaaacatatattattggaatataaattatagactggtacatcaaatacgatctctctctctctctctctctctctctctctctctctctctctctctctctctctctctctctctctctctctctctctctctctctctctctcgcgcgcgcgcggtctgtctctctctgtctcttactccaaccaagtgtcaaaataacttaTGTTGCACCAAATCGTCTTAGTTTGAAATGAACTaaggtgtcatcaaacaaaaactgaTAACCCAGGATGTAATTCCTACAATTGTAAATGGTTACTGTCTTACAGAGGTATTATGACACCTGAAATACATTACTAgttgtttattgtaatattatttagtttCTGTCTAACAGAGATGTTATGACACTTGAAATATATTGCTTGCTGTCccttgtaatattatttgttgAAATATATTACTTGCTGTCtcctgtaatataatttatttaaatccCACGTGGCGTTTTGTCGTATGTCAACGTTTTTCAGAACGCGGAAAACAGTCTGATCTGTTGAAACCTAACGCGTGGATCAATCACTCGAAACAGATCGGCCAACAGTAATCCTTATTGACAGTTCCTAATAAAGTGAGATCTCGAGATGTCAGAACATTCACTGAGTTAACCAAGTGTTGTGAAATCCAAGATGTCTTAGAAAATGAATTCTTGCGGCAATTCGCCATATCGCTGTTCTGACACCCAAAATAAACCAACATTTTGCGCCAGTACCTCAAACAAATCCCTGTACCCGTTTTTCACATTCCCACTGGCGTagccatttgtttttaaaacagaaaatatttagCGCAGCGCCTGTTAGTCCGCGGTGCATATTTTATGACTCGATATCTTATCTGCCGCACATTTATTGTTCCACATAATGTTTTCCTTACAGCAGGTTCTAATGTCTTCCTTACAGCAGGTTCTAGTGTCTTCCTTACTGCAGGTTCTAATGTCTTCCTTACAGCAGGTTCTAATGTCTTCCTTACTGCAGGTTCTAATATCTTTTTTACTGCAGATTCTATTATCATCTTTACTGCAGGTTCTAATATCTTCTTTACTGCAGGTTCTAATATCGTCCTTACGGCAGGTTCTGATGTTTTCCTTACAGCAGGTTCTGATGTTTTCCTTACTGCAGGTTCTAATATCTTCTTTACTGCAGGTTCTAATATCGTCCTTACGGCAGGTTCTGATGTTTTCCTTACAGCAGGTTCTGATGTTTTCCTTACAGCAGGTTCTAATGTCTTCCTTACTGCAGGTTCTAATGTCTTCCTTACAGCAGGTTCTAATGTCTTCCTTACAGGAAGGTTCTAATATCTTCCTTACTGCAGGTTCTGTTATCTTCTTTACAGCAGGTTCTAATGTCTTCCTTGCTGCAGGTTCAAATGTCTTCTTTCCTGCAGGTTCTAATGTCTTCCTTACAGCAGGTTCTAATGTCTTCCTTACAGCAGGTTCTAATGTCTTCCTTACTGCAGGTTCTAATATCTTCTTTACTGCAGGTTCTAATATCTTCTTTACTGCATGTTCTAATGTATTCCTTACTGCAGGTTCTAATGTCTTCCTTACTGCAGGTTCTAATATCTTCTTTACTGCAGGTTCTAATATCTTCTTTACTGCATGTTCTAATGTATTCCTTACTGCAGGTTCTAATGTCTTCCTTACTGCAGGTTCTAATGTCTTCCTTACTGCAGGTTCTAATGTCTTCTTTACTGCAGGTTCTAATGTCTTACTTACAGCAGGTTCTAATGTCTTCCTTACAGCAGGTTCTAATGTCTTCCTTACTGCAGGTTCTAATGTCTTCCTTACTGCAGGTTCTAATGTCTTCTTCCTTACCTGTCTATTGTCTAGCATGTTCTAATGTCTTCAGCTTACTGCAGATTCTAATATCTTCTTATCTTCTTTACTGCAGGTTCTGCAGGTTCTAATGTCTTCCTTGCTGCAGGTTCTAATGTCTTCCTTACTGCAGGTTCTAATGTCTTCCTTACTGCAGGTTCTAATGTCTTCCTTACAGCAGGTTCTAATGTCTTCCTTGCAGCATGTTCTAATGTCTTCCTTACAGCAGGTTCTAATGTCTTCCTTGCAGCATGTTCTAATGTCTTCCTTACTGCAGGTTCTAATGTCTTCCTTACAGCAGGTTCTAATGCCTTCCTTACAGCAGGTTCTAATGTCTTCCATACTGCATGTTCTAATTTCTTCCTTACAGCAGGTTCTAATGTCTTCCTTACTGCAGGTTCTAATGTCTTCCTTACAACAGGTTCTAATGTCTTCCTTACAGCAGGTTCTAATATCTTCCTTACAGGAGGTTCTAATGTCTTCCTTACAGCAGGTTCTATTATCTTCTTTACTGCAGGTTCTAATGTCTTCCTTACAGCAGGTTCTAGTGTCTTTCTTACTGCAGGTTCTAATGTCTTCTTTACTGCAGGTTCTAATATCTTCCTCACAGCAGGTTCTAATGTCTTCCTCACTGCAGGTTCGAATGTCTTCCTTACTGCAGGTTCTAATGTCTTCCTCACAGCAGGTTCTAATGTCTTCCTCACAGCAGGTTCTAATGTCTTCCTTACAGCAGGTTCTAATGTCTTCCTTACTGCATGTTCTAATTTCTTCCTTACAGCGGGTTCTAATGTCTTCCTTGCAGCAGGTTCTAATGTCTTCCTTACAGCAAGTTCTAATGCCTTCCTTACTGCATGTTCTAATGTCTTCCTCACTGCAGGTTCTAATATCTTCCTTACAGGAGGTTCTAATGTCTTCCTTACAGCAGGTTCTATTATCTTCTTTACTGCAGGTTCTAATGTCTTCCTTACAGCAGGTTCTAGTGTCTTTCTTACTGCAGGTTCTAATGTCTTCTTTACTGCAGGTTCTAATATCTTCCTCACAGCAGGTTCTAATGTCTTCCTCACTGCAGGTTCGAATGTCTTCCTTACTGCAGGTTCTAATGTCTTCCTCACAGCAGGTTCTAATGTCTTCCTCACAGCAGGTTCTAATGTCTTCCTTACAGCAGGTTCTAATGTCTTCCTTACTGCATGTTCTAATTTCTTCCTTACAGCGGGTTCTAATGTCTTCCTTGCAGCAGGTTCTAATGTCTTCCTTACAGCAAGTTCTAATGCCTTCCTTACTGCATGTTCTAATGTCTTCCTCACTGCAGGTTCTAATATCTTCCTTACTGCAGGTTCTGTTATCTTCTTTACTGCAGGTTCTAATGTCTTCCTTACAGCAGGTTCTAATGCCTTCCTTACTGCATGTTCTAATGTCTTCCTCACTGCAGGTTCTAATATCTTCCTTACTGCAGGTTCTGTTATCTTCTTTACTGCAGGTTCTAATGTCTTCCTTACAGCAGGTTCTAATGTCTTCCTTATAGCAGGTTCTAATATCTACCTTACTGCAGGTTCTAATGTCTTGCTTATGGCAGGTTCTAATATCTTCCTTACTGCAGGTTCTATTATCTTCTTTACTGCAGGTTCTAATGTCTTCCTTACAGCAGGTTCTAATGTCTTCCTTACAGCAGGTTCTAATATCTTCCTTACAGGAGGTTCTAATGTCTTCCTTACAGCAGGTTCTAATGTCTTCCTTACTGCAGGTTCTATTGTCTTCTTTAGTGCAGATTCTAATATATTTCTTACTGCAGGTTCTAATATATTTCTTACTGCAGGTTCTAATGTCTTCCTTACTGCAGGTTCTAATGTCTTCTTTACTGCAGGTTCTAATATCTTCCTTACAGCAGGTTCTAATGTCTTCCTTACTGCAGGTTCTAATGTCTTCCTTACAGCAGGTTCTAATGTCTTCCTTACTGCATGTTCTAATTTCTTCCTTACAGCAGGTTCTAATGTCTTCCTTACTGCAGGTTCTAATGTCTTCCTTACAGCAGGTTCTAATGTCTTCCTTGCAGCAGGTTCTAATGTCTTCCTTACAGCAGGTTCTAATCTCTTCCTTACTGCAGGTTCTAATGTCTTCCTTACAGCAGGTTATAATGTCTTCCTTACAGCAGGTTCTAATATCTTCCTTACAGGAGGTTCTAATGTCTTCCTTACTGCAGGTTCTAATATCTTCCTTACATGAGGTTATAATGTCTTCCTCACTGCAGGTTCTAATATCTTCCTTACTGCAGGTTCTGTTATCTTCTTTACTGCAGGTTCTAATGTCTTCCTTACAGCAGGTTCTAATGTCTTCCTTACAGCAGGTTCTAATGTCTTCCCTACAGCAGGTTCTAATATCTTCCTTACAGGAGGTTCTAATGTCTTCCTTACAGCAGGTTCTAATGTCTTCCCTACAGCAGGTTCTAATATCTTCCTTACAGGAGGTTCTAATGTCTTCCTTACTGCAGGTTCTATTGTCTTCTTTAGTGCAGGTTCTAATATATTTCTTACTGCAGGTTCTAATGTCTTCCTTACTGCAGGTTCAAATGTCTTCCTTACTACAGGTTCTAATATCTTCGTTACTGCAGGTTCTAATGTCTTCCTTACTGCAGGTTCTAATGTCTTCTTTACTGCAGGTTCTAATATCTTCCTTACAGCAGGTTCTAATGTCTTCTTTACTGCAGGTTCTAATATCTTCCTTACAGCAGGTTCTAATGTCTTCCTTACTGCAGGTTCTAATGTCTTCCTTACAGCAGGTTCTAATGTCTTCCTTACTGCATGTTCTAATTTCTTCCTTACAACAGGTTCTAATGTCTTCCTTATTGCAGGTTCTAATGTCTTCCTTACAGCAGGTTCTAATGTCTTCCTTGCAGCAGGTTCTAATGTCTTCCTTACAGCAGGTTCTAATGTCTTCCTTACTGCATGTTCTAATGTCTTCCTTACAGCAGGTTATAATGTCTTCCTTACAGCAGGTTCTAATATCTTCCTTACAGGAGGTTCTAATGTCTTCCTTACTGCAGGTTCTAATATCTTCCTTACAGGAGGTTATAATGTCTTCCTCACTGCAGGTTCTAATATCTTCCTTACTGCAGGTTCTGTTATCTTCTTTACTGCAGGTTCTAATGTCTTCCTTACAGCAGATTCTAATGTCTTCCTTATAGCAGGTTCTAATATCTTCCTTACTGCAGGTTCTAATGTCTTGCTTACGGCAGGTTCTAATGTCTTCCTTACTGCAGGTTCTAATGTCTTCCTTGCAGCAGGTTCTAATGTCTTCCTTACTGCAGGTTCTAATGTCTTCCTTACAGCAGGTTCTAAGGTCATCCTTACTGCAGGTTCTAATGTCTTCCTTACAGCAGGTTCTAATGTCTTCTTTACTGCAGGTTCTAATATCTTCCTAACAGCAGGTTCTAATATCCTCCTTACAGCAGGTTCTAATGTCTTCCTTACAGCAGGTTCTAATGTCTTCCTTACAGCAGGTTCTAATATCTTCCTTACAGGAGGTTCTAATGTCTTCCTTACAGCAGGTTCTAATGTCTTCCTTACTGCAGGTTCTATTGTCTTCTTTAGTGCAGGTTCTAATATATTCCTTACTGCAGGTTCTAATGTCTTCCTTACTGCAGGTTCAAATGTCTTCCTTACTGCAGGTTCTAATATCTTCGTTACTGCAGGTTCTAATGTCTTCCTTACTGCAGGTTCTAATGTCTTCTTTACTGCAGGTTCTAATATCTTCCTTACAGCAGGTTCTAATGTCTTCCTTACTGCAGGTTCTAATGTCTTCCTTACAGCAGGTTCTAATGTCTTCCTTACTGCATGTTCTAATGTCTTCCTTACAGCAGGTTATAATGTCTTCCTAACAGCAGGTTCTAATATCCTCCTTACAGCAAGTTCTAATATCCTCGTTACTGCAGGTTCTAATGTCTTCCTTACAGCAGATTCTAATGTCTTCCTTACTGCTGGTTTTTCCGGCAacagaattaaataatttaaagttaCCAGACTCGTCGTGAAGTCGTATACAAATaactgagaaaaaaacaaagctGATAGGGGAAAATAGAAGGAATGTTTGGTTTATTCTTTGGCACAGCAGTGTTATTGACGTCATTTAGGCACCATGGGTAGTAAAATGTGACAGATGAGGCATGTTCGCCGTTACTCGTCAGACAGGTTTTTACGCCTAACCTCTAATCAATGTAATGGAATAAGATGCGATGGAAACCAACTGAATTATTCGCACGCGCTTGCTCTTTAGAACAtgtaaagtttaaaatttgtttttgtttaacgacaccactagagcatattgatttattaatcatcggctattggatgtcaaacatttagtaatttgagatatagtcttagagaggaaaccagctacattttttccattagtatcaagggatcttttatatgcacaatcccacaggtttataccagtcgtggtgcactgactggaacgagaaatagaacaTGTGAAGTGGTATTAagtataaaacaaagaaaaactgCTGCAaccttatatatatgtttttgatataggtagcactaaaccaataaACTTCcagttgggtcaaagttcacttttgatagagaagttaacaccacaagtccagTGATTGGTTataatgtgagtgtgttggttgtaagaaaaaattagttttatctgggctaaaaatgtctgcaattttatttcatctagtaccactgtgtcaagtagccttgtgcttgaaacaagTATGGGGTACTTTGTGCGAAATtagggtgttgtaaaaacatcttgttataccaaaaatgagccatgaaaggtaccattttcttcagttaatactttgaggtaggggttgtagtactgatatgggtcatagtttggttgatatattgcatattttaaacacaaacgttaacatggtcgcttATAGTCATacctatatataaatacaaactttcccacagacaacacCGAAA
This DNA window, taken from Gigantopelta aegis isolate Gae_Host chromosome 4, Gae_host_genome, whole genome shotgun sequence, encodes the following:
- the LOC121370169 gene encoding ice nucleation protein-like, translated to MAEGCGCVLVEGCACVLVEGCVCVLVEGCVLVEGCACALVEDDYTPAKYVTQSVYADDAHMEVLISSLRQVLMFSLQQVLMFSLLQVLISSLLQVLISSLRQVLMFSLQQVLMFSLQQVLMSSLLQVLMSSLQQVLMSSLQEGSNIFLTAGSVIFFTAGSNVFLAAGSNVFFPAGSNVFLTAGSNVFLTAGSNVFLTAGSAGSNVFLAAGSNVFLTAGSNVFLTAGSNVFLTAGSNVFLAACSNVFLTAGSNVFLAACSNVFLTAGSNVFLTAGSNAFLTAGSNVFHTACSNFFLTAGSNVFLTAGSNVFLTTGSNVFLTAGSNIFLTGGSNVFLTAGSIIFFTAGSNVFLTAGSSVFLTAGSNVFFTAGSNIFLTAGSNVFLTAGSNVFLTAGSNVFLTAGSNVFLTAGSNVFLTAGSNVFLTACSNFFLTAGSNVFLAAGSNVFLTASSNAFLTACSNVFLTAGSNIFLTGGSNVFLTAGSIIFFTAGSNVFLTAGSSVFLTAGSNVFFTAGSNIFLTAGSNVFLTAGSNVFLTAGSNVFLTAGSNVFLTAGSNVFLTAGSNVFLTACSNFFLTAGSNVFLAAGSNVFLTASSNAFLTACSNVFLTAGSNIFLTAGSVIFFTAGSNVFLTAGSNAFLTACSNVFLTAGSNIFLTAGSVIFFTAGSNVFLTAGSNVFLIAGSNIYLTAGSNVLLMAGSNIFLTAGSIIFFTAGSNVFLTAGSNVFLTAGSNIFLTGGSNVFLTAGSNVFLTAGSIVFFSADSNIFLTAGSNIFLTAGSNVFLTAGSNVFFTAGSNIFLTAGSNVFLTAGSNVFLTAGSNVFLTACSNFFLTAGSNVFLTAGSNVFLTAGSNVFLAAGSNVFLTAGSNLFLTAGSNVFLTAGSNVFLTAGSNVFLTAGSNVFPTAGSNIFLTGGSNVFLTAGSNVFPTAGSNIFLTGGSNVFLTAGSIVFFSAGSNIFLTAGSNVFLTAGSNVFLTTGSNIFVTAGSNVFLTAGSNVFFTAGSNIFLTAGSNVFFTAGSNIFLTAGSNVFLTAGSNVFLTAGSNVFLTACSNFFLTTGSNVFLIAGSNVFLTAGSNVFLAAGSNVFLTAGSNVFLTACSNVFLTAGYNVFLTAGSNIFLTGGSNVFLTAGSNIFLTGGYNVFLTAGSNIFLTAGSVIFFTAGSNVFLTADSNVFLIAGSNIFLTAGSNVLLTAGSNVFLTAGSNVFLAAGSNVFLTAGSNVFLTAGSKVILTAGSNVFLTAGSNVFFTAGSNIFLTAGSNILLTAGSNVFLTAGSNVFLTAGSNIFLTGGSNVFLTAGSNVFLTAGSIVFFSAGSNIFLTAGSNVFLTAGSNVFLTAGSNIFVTAGSNVFLTAGSNVFFTAGSNIFLTAGSNVFLTAGSNVFLTAGSNVFLTACSNVFLTAGYNVFLTAGSNILLTASSNILVTAGSNVFLTADSNVFLTAGFSGNRIK